TTTTCCGGTTTCATAATTGCCTCCCTTTCGGTAAAGATAAAAAGAACTGTTAGATTATTTTCTTATATTATATTAATATTATCAACACCCCGTTTGTAACTATCCTTAAAGACAAACCGCCCACTACAGTTTCCTGTAACGGGCGGTCCTACATAAAACAAACAATTAATCTAAATAATCCGGATACTCCTGATTATGCTGTTAGCGCCAGCCTCCGCCAAGCGCCTTATAAAGGTTGACGATGGCAAGGTATTGCCTGTAGCGATTATCTATCAGCTGAAGCTGGCTGTTAAGCGCATTGTCCTTAGCCGTGAGCACTTCAAGATAGTTGGCAAGGCCGTACGTGAGCAATTCATCCGAATAATCGGCGGCGGTGCTCAGTGCATCTACCTGCTTTTCCCTTATTGTTATTTTTCTCGTTTCATTGTCATAATTTGCCAGGGCATCGCTCACTTCTTTGCTTGACGTTACAAGCGCCTGCTCGAAGCGGACATAAGCCTGCTCCTGCTGCGCTTTGGCAATTTCGTAGCGGGTGCGTATCTGGCGCCCGTTGAATACCGGCTGTACAAGCCCGGTAACAATATTCGCGAAAAGCGAGTTGGCGCTGAACCATTCCTTAAGCTCTATACTCTGCAGGCCACCGGTCCCGGTAATCCTGAGCTGTGGGTAGAAGTTGCTGCGTGCCACGTTGGTAAGCTCAAAAGCATTTACAAAACCGAATTCTGCGGCAACCACGTCCGGGCGGTTCCTTAGCAATTGCGATGACAAGCCCAGCTTAATGTCCGTGTTCAGCTGTTGTGCCTCCAGCGTTGTACGCTCGATCTTATGTGCAGGCTCGCCCAACTGGATGCTCAGGGCATTCTCCAGGAGCACGATGTTATTTTTCAGGTCTTCAATAATAAGCTCGGTAGCATATTTTTGCGCTTCCGTCTGCTTTACGCCCACTTCGGTCACATTGCCCGCATCCTTTAGGGAAATAATGGTTTCAATGCTTTCGTTGCGGTTGGTCAGTGTCGATTGTGCTACTTTTAGCTGTGCGTCCAGCGAAAGCAACTGGTAATACAGTGATGCGATATTGGTTATAACCTGCGTCTTTACTGCCTGGTTGGCAGCAATGGTTTGCAGGTAGGCTGCATTGAACGCGCGCTTGTTGCTGCGTATCTTGCCCCAGATATCGGCCTCCCAGGCAAAAGTGCCGGTAAGCTGGTACTGGTCCACATCGGTCTTACCCCCGCTATTGCTGATCACCCGGCCAAATTGGCTGTTTTTCGACAGTTCCTGGTGCGTCCAGTCGGCGCCAAGGCTCAATGTCGGAAGATAGCCTGCCTTACCCTGCTTCAGGCTGGCTTCGGCTGCAGCAATGTTCTGCATCGCGATCCGGATATCAAAATTATTTTGCAGGCCTCTCTTTATGTGCTGCTGCAATACCGGGTCTGTGAACATATTCTCCCACGACACGTCTGCCATCGAAACGGTATCTGCTGCTATCACTTCGGTGCGGTACAGGTTCTCGGCCCTGATGTCCGGCTTTTTGTATTCTTTCGCCGCAAAGCACGACTGCAAAAGCACTCCAGCGACGGCTATTACTAAAACTCTATATATTGTGTGTTTCATCTTATCAGTTTTATTCTTCAATGGTTTCATGTTCCGCTTCCCTTGCTATTCGCCTTGCTGTCATTTTTTCCTGCAGCCCCTGGAATATCACGAACAATACCGGAATTACAAATACCCCGAATAATGTTCCTATAAGCATGCCCCCTACGGCACCCATACCTATCGAACGGTTACCCACGGCACCTACACCGCTGGCCAGCGCTAACGGAAGGAGTCCGAATATAAAGGCGAAGGATGTCATCAGGATCGGCCTCAAACGTGCCCTGGCCCCTGCAATCGCAGCTTCGGTAAGCCCCATGCCGTGCCGCCTTCGCTGTATGGCGAATTCCACGATAAGGATGGCGTTCTTGGCGAGGAGCCCGATAAGCATGATAAGCGCTACCTGAAAGTAGATGTTGTTCTCCAGACCGGCTAGCTTTACAAAGCCAATAGCACCGGCAATACCCACAGGCAGCGAAAGGAGTACCGCCAACGGCACCACATAACTTTCATACTGCGCGCTCAGCAGGAAGTACACAAATATCAAACTCAAAAGGAATACACCTATTGCCTGGTTGCCCGCTATGATCTCCTCGCGTGTCATACCCGAGAATTCGTAGGTATAGGTTTTCGGCAAATGCTGCGCGGCTACTTCCTGAATGGCTTTGATCGCGTCTCCGGAACTAAAGCCCGGCTTCGCTTTACCATTCACGTTTACCGCTTTCAGCATGTTGAAGCGTGATACTACTTCCGGCCCGTATATCTTCTTGAAGTCGATAAACTGGCTTATGGCAACCATCTGGCCTTTATCATTACGAACATAAATGCCGTTAATGGATTTCTCATCTGCCCTTGCTTCCGGTTTTGCCTGTATCATCACGCGGAACTGCTTACCGAAACGGTTGAAGTCGGTCGTATAAAGCCCGCCATAATAACCCTGCATAGTGTTGAAGATATCGCTTACTGCTACACCGGCATCCTTCGCCCTCTCCACATTGATATCCATTTGGTATTGCGGGAAGCCAGGGTTGAAGTTGGTCATCGCATACTGTATCTCAGGACGCTTCATCAGCTCACCAAGGAACTCGTTGCTCACCTTACTTACGGTTGCCCAGTCATCATCGCCAGTATCTTCTATCTTAAATTCAAAACCATCGGCAGAACCAAAGCCCTGTACACTCGGCGGCGTAAAGAACAGCATCCTGGCATCCTTGAATGATGCCGTTTTGGCAAACAATTCGCCCACAATTGCATCTACCGACTGGCTTGCGTCTTTACGCTCTTTCCAGTCTTTCAGCCTGATAACGCTGAACGCATACGAACCACCGTTCACCCTGTTAAGTAAGCTGAAGCCTACAATGTTCATCCTCGCTTCTACCATTGGCATGGTTTGCAGCAATGAGTCGTATTGTTTTACCGCCTTCTCTGTTTTTTCCAATGTAGTTCCAGGAGGCATGGTAAGGTCGGCCATAATGATACCACGGTCCTCGTTAGGGATAAACCCTGACGGTGTAGTACTGAAAAGCAGCCATGTTATCCCTGCAAATACCAATAACGCAATGGCAGTTATCCATTTTTTACGTGCCAGGAAGCCTAGTGAGCGGGTATATTTATTGTTCATCGAATCGAAACCGGCGTTGAACGCGGTAAAGAAACGGTCTTTAAGGTTCTTTTTATGATGCTCACCTTCTTCGTGCGGTTTCAGGAACAGCGCACAAAGGGCAGGGCTCAGCGTTAATGCATTCACTGCCGATATAAGGATCGCTACTGCCAATGTAATTGCAAACTGCTGGTAGAATACCCCCGACGGCCCTTTAAGGAAAGATACCGGGATGAA
Above is a genomic segment from Flavobacterium album containing:
- a CDS encoding efflux transporter outer membrane subunit, with the translated sequence MKHTIYRVLVIAVAGVLLQSCFAAKEYKKPDIRAENLYRTEVIAADTVSMADVSWENMFTDPVLQQHIKRGLQNNFDIRIAMQNIAAAEASLKQGKAGYLPTLSLGADWTHQELSKNSQFGRVISNSGGKTDVDQYQLTGTFAWEADIWGKIRSNKRAFNAAYLQTIAANQAVKTQVITNIASLYYQLLSLDAQLKVAQSTLTNRNESIETIISLKDAGNVTEVGVKQTEAQKYATELIIEDLKNNIVLLENALSIQLGEPAHKIERTTLEAQQLNTDIKLGLSSQLLRNRPDVVAAEFGFVNAFELTNVARSNFYPQLRITGTGGLQSIELKEWFSANSLFANIVTGLVQPVFNGRQIRTRYEIAKAQQEQAYVRFEQALVTSSKEVSDALANYDNETRKITIREKQVDALSTAADYSDELLTYGLANYLEVLTAKDNALNSQLQLIDNRYRQYLAIVNLYKALGGGWR
- a CDS encoding efflux RND transporter permease subunit codes for the protein MLKTFIERPVLSTVISILITILGVLGLLALPVEQYPEIAPPTVQVTATYTGANAETVLNSVIVPLEEEINGVEGMTYMTSTASNDGAATISVFFELGVNPDIAAVNVQNRVSRATSKLPAAVVQTGVTTLKSQTSALMFLSLYSNNKEYDGTFVQNFAKINIVPKLQRVKGVGQVNVFGGKDYSMRVWIDPEKMASLNLTPKDIQAALQEQNVEAAPGKFGENAEGVYEYVIKYKGRLSKVEDYENVVVKATGGGNFIHLKDVAKIELGAFNYGQKNYGMGKDGVAIGIFQTSGSNANDIIEEVMHIMETSKKNFPEGIEYVIPFNTKTFLDASIEKVISTLVEAFILVFIVVFLFLQDLRSTLIPAIAVPVAIVGTFFFLNIFGFSINLLTLFALVLAIGIVVDDAIVVVEAVHAKLDEGERSPRKATLSAMSEITGAIVSITLVMAAVFIPVSFLKGPSGVFYQQFAITLAVAILISAVNALTLSPALCALFLKPHEEGEHHKKNLKDRFFTAFNAGFDSMNNKYTRSLGFLARKKWITAIALLVFAGITWLLFSTTPSGFIPNEDRGIIMADLTMPPGTTLEKTEKAVKQYDSLLQTMPMVEARMNIVGFSLLNRVNGGSYAFSVIRLKDWKERKDASQSVDAIVGELFAKTASFKDARMLFFTPPSVQGFGSADGFEFKIEDTGDDDWATVSKVSNEFLGELMKRPEIQYAMTNFNPGFPQYQMDINVERAKDAGVAVSDIFNTMQGYYGGLYTTDFNRFGKQFRVMIQAKPEARADEKSINGIYVRNDKGQMVAISQFIDFKKIYGPEVVSRFNMLKAVNVNGKAKPGFSSGDAIKAIQEVAAQHLPKTYTYEFSGMTREEIIAGNQAIGVFLLSLIFVYFLLSAQYESYVVPLAVLLSLPVGIAGAIGFVKLAGLENNIYFQVALIMLIGLLAKNAILIVEFAIQRRRHGMGLTEAAIAGARARLRPILMTSFAFIFGLLPLALASGVGAVGNRSIGMGAVGGMLIGTLFGVFVIPVLFVIFQGLQEKMTARRIAREAEHETIEE